From Puntigrus tetrazona isolate hp1 chromosome 8, ASM1883169v1, whole genome shotgun sequence, the proteins below share one genomic window:
- the nkx2.7 gene encoding NK2 transcription factor related 7: MLPSPATSTPFSVKDILKPEQQQQHALDPNAAPLQSLQLQCMQSTLSRSLDLLYSPEKHSALAGEQVKCALSSEDFDLVRSACGSPTEEDMDAGEETSTCPFDDYGGRKEDAPGEKAKQRLRRKPRVLFSQTQVFELERRFKQQRYLSAPERDHLAHVLKLTSTQVKIWFQNRRYKCKRQRQDKSLELAGPRRVAVPVLVRDGKPCHGAPYNVAVSYPYNNYYNGYGNNPYHCNFSSVPPFANTSQIPNHFVDMNLTTGGVDGIRTW; this comes from the exons ATGCTCCCGAGCCCCGCGACCTCGACTCCGTTTTCGGTCAAGGACATCCTGAAAccggagcagcagcagcagcatgctTTGGACCCGAACGCCGCCCCGCTGCAGTCGCTGCAGCTCCAGTGCATGCAGAGCACGCTGAGCCGGAGCCTGGACCTCCTCTACAGCCCCGAGAAGCACAGCGCGCTCGCCGGGGAGCAGGTGAAGTGCGCGCTCAGCTCCGAGGACTTCGACCTGGTCAGAAGCGCGTGCGGATCTCCGACGGAGGAGGACATGGACGCGGGTGAAGAAACAA GCACGTGTCCCTTTGACGATTACGGCGGCAGGAAAGAGGACGCACCGGGGGAGAAAGCGAAGCAGAGGCTGCGCAGGAAGCCCCGAGTGCTCTTCTCTCAGACGCAGGTGTTCGAGCTGGAAAGACGCTTCAAGCAGCAGAGGTACCTGTCTGCGCCCGAGCGCGACCACCTGGCGCACGTGCTCAAGCTCACCTCAACGCAGGTCAAAATATGGTTCCAGAACCGGAGGTACAAGTGTAAGAGACAGCGGCAGGATAAAAGCCTGGAGCTGGCCGGCCCGCGGAGGGTGGCGGTGCCCGTGCTGGTGCGAGACGGCAAGCCCTGCCACGGAGCTCCCTACAACGTCGCCGTGTCGTACCCCTACAACAACTATTACAACGGCTACGGAAATAACCCCTACCACTGTAACTTCTCGTCTGTGCCGCCGTTTGCCAACACGAGCCAGATACCCAACCACTTTGTGGATATGAATTTGACGACGGGAGGTGTCGATGGGATCAGAACTTGGTGA